TCTCAACTCGTGAGATTTCAACTCTGTCAATTCTTTGACGGGAACAGCGATGTATCGGCTGGTGAGTTGCCTAGCTTTCTCGCGTCGGAGTTCGCTTTTATTGAATATCACTAAAATAGTTCCGAGAACGAGGAATGCGCAAATACAGCCGAATGCGGGAACGTCCCCGTAGTTTTCGAGCATCCTGCCAGTAAGCAGAACCAAGAAAAACGCGTAGATCTGAGATGCCATGTTTAAAATTCCGGTGGTGATTGATTCTGGCTCAGGATAAGTTATTTCCACGCATAATTCCGTTCCAATTATTCCATATCCGAGAACGGGAGCTCTGAAACGCAAAAAATGTGACAGATTGATTTGGGAAGAATGCATCATACCAACACGTCAGGCACTTTATTCACCCGCATAGTAGCATAGTCGCAAATATCATCCATTTCAATTCCAGCATATAGCTTGTCCCGTACAACAACGTTGCAGGGATTGACAAGCAGCAGACGACGACCGAGAGCTTTCTGTAATTCATTCAATGACTGTAACAATCGTGGATATAATTGGTCAGTTTTCTTGCTTCAAGCAATTGAAATTGCATTTATACCTGAACGCCTTCGTTTTGTCGAGAATTGTACTACAGATTACTGAGCCAACTATTCCAACCACATTCAGCGAAATTGACAGATATCCAACACTCCGAGTATCGTCCTGAAATTCAgtcaaatattcaataaaatactTGCCCATATAATCTCTGTACAAACGTTACCTTGAAATGAGCAGTGTAGAATGGATTCAATAGTACGCCCAATGCCAATCCCACACCCATAATTAAGCCAAAGCTGTTCCACAGGATGAGAAAACTCTTGTTCTTTAGGACCCTTTTACAAGTAGGCAGAAAGCCCAAAATAGTTGATTCGTGGTTAATTTTTTGGAGTGCCCTTGCACCACTCGGTGGCAAGCGCGGTTCGTCGAGAAAAACTGGAAATCAAAGACCACGGACAGGGATCGTAATTTCATCACATTGATCAATTTATTATGATTGTCGGTGGCAGAAATGTTTTTTACGGTACATCTGCGACGATAACttacagaaaaataatatgatgGTGAGAATGCTGGACCCGATTGCCTGTGGCCAAAAGATTGACGAGAAATCCCTTCCGATGTCTTCGACATCTTCGTGATCTTCAACGACCATCGGAACAGTCAAGCAACATATAATATTGCCCACCTGAGCTCCGTAGAAACCGACGGATGTGGCAAGGGCGACTTCTTTTGGCCCAAACCAATAAGAAGCTAATCGGCCAGGAACGCTGAGGACGAAGACTTGGAACATGCCAAATAGGACTTGTGCAACAATTGCTAAGTCAAAACGGTCCGGAGATGCTGCGAAAACCTGAATCCAAGAGCCAAGGGTTACGCCCGTCGTCGTTATCAGGATGGTTCGTCTCAAACCAAGGCGTTCCGTTAAATAAGAGACCGGTATCAGCAGAATCACGTATTCTAACATGAAAATTGTTATGGTCCATTCCACTGCCAGTGAAGAAACGTTGTAAAACCTTGAACATTGGTAATAGTCATACTGATTTATCCAACTGAAAACTGGAGGCTAGTTGTCGCAGTGGGAACTGACCTGCGCGTTATATTGCCGACGATTACGAACTGAGAAGCATGCACGTCGCAGCTTATACCGAGAAGGAAGAACAGGACGAGCTGTAGCCAGCGTCTCTTGAAGAGTTTGACTTCCATTAAACTGTCAACAACTTTCGCCAACTTTTCGTCTATTTGTTTCTCGCCAGATGTAGCATCGTCAATCGGTGCTAAGATCGTCAGAACTCCGCATTCTTTGGAAAAGGACTTGCTGTCCTCGTTTGTAATCATGCTATTCTCCACTATcaccatttttcattcgactcACTGTATGTTAATTCTACTCAACGGCATGAAACCAATATTCCGATGATTCAGCCcgaattgataattattttcaaccgtGAACTCTATAACTTGAGGTTTCGTCAGCGTTTTAACAATAAGATCACCGTATCCGCACTCCGATAATACTGTTACACTTGTCAAGAAAAGACTCAAATTTATAGCTTCATTTCTGGCAAGGTTTATAATTCGCATCTGCAttatgatattgaaaataatattgtatgGTTCTTCGTTGTATCACATCAATCAAACAGCAAAGTCATACGGTTGTTTTTCCAACAGGCGCGTGATGTGTTGAACGCTGGAAACTGAATTCACGATTATTATGTAAATAATCCATAACGACAGTCGCGATCGTGATAAAACATGTACTAATGTATTTTACTTCTGTGGATCTGTGTTTGGAATAATGTGTTCCAAAAAGTATCATACTTCTTACCCCGAACATCGTTAAGTTTACCCGGATATGTTAAATCACAACTATTTGCCGGGGTACAAACTCATCTTCCATTACTTGAGAATGTGACCACAAACTATAAGCGATTATCTGATGCGggttgaaattattgaaacgtCTTATGAACCAGcgatattttatcaacatgAAGTCAGACTACAGTGCACATGAATGATTACTGTAAAGTTGAGGCTGATTACAcagaaatcaaattgaaattattcgacCCACCAAAATTGAAtcttttcataaatattatcTATCTACGATAAGAAACATTGTACAGAAAACTCAGTATAATTTGACGTCAAAACATTGAACAATCAATCtggaaaatttctataattgcTTTGCAACCAAAATCACTTAATTTACAACGTCTATTTCTGGGGAAAGATGGCGTgtgtctcattgtcagtagcTGATTGTCCAGCTTTCTGACGACGAAGCTCGCCTTTATTAAGGATGACCAGCACGGTTCCTAGGACGAGTGACACGACCACACATCCGTGACCTGCCACATCTCCGAAGGCTTCAAGTACCCTGCCAGTAATCAGTACCAGCAAAAACCCGTACAGTTGAGTAGCCATGTTCAGAATTCCCGTAGGAATTTCGGCACACAAATCCATAGCAACCGTTGAGTAACCTAATACCGGACCGCTGAAGCGAAATGAATTTAGTGAGTTGACGGAGATACAGAACGAATTGCAGAGGGATCCGAGGCAGAAGTTCTATTACCCAAAAAATATGTAGCTGGCGAATAACATCCACTTTATCTCCATCACGAAGCTTGCCGCGAACAGTTGCTCCGAATATTGATGTACAACTAGCCACGATAGAGATTACTCTGAAATTCATGCCATAACCCTCATAATCTTGGGCATCACTAAACGATTACCTGcttgaagaaatatttccgACACTTGTATATACTTAAATGCTTTCGTTTTGTCGAGAATCGCACCGCACACAGCAGAGCCGATACATCCCGTCAAagcttagaaaaatgccagaATGCCTACGCCTTTTTCATCACCTCAAAATAAAGTTCGATATTCAATCGAAAACGGTGCGAAGCTGAAATCGAGCCTTACCTTGAAGTGAATCATGTAAAACGGATTAAGCATAGTTCCCATTGTCATCACAGCCCCCATGAGTAGCCCAAACGAGTTCCAGAGCATGAGAAAATTCTTGTTGCTCAAAACTCTTTTATACACCGACAAATAACCTTTCGTATTGCGGGAttcgaaattaaatattgagaGCGGCTGATACTTCGAACAGCTGTGAAAGCGAAAAAATTAGTTGCCGACAATCAAAGTTCAGTGGGAGCAAAATTACGATCAGGAAAATGCATAATGGCCAAAAAGCCGAAAGAGCGCGAGACGATTGTCATAATTATGCAAGCAGAGTTATACAAGATGGCACTAGATACCGTCCACTGGATATGTGTGGCGTTGTAGAGAATTTATGAGTTTCTGACGTCATCCGTCCTTTCGGCATTTTGGCCATTCTGTCTTTAGTGGGTTCCAGGTTTTTGAACATTCAAGTGTTTGGTTAGTCGTTATTGATGAATTCGGATTCGTAGATTTTCGTCAAGGGCACGTGCCtgtgatttgaaaattcgactttCTGACTCTTCGGTATTTCCACAATTCgatgtttttcttctcgtaATCTTGGCcattcgcaaaaaaaaaaaaattcggtataaattaattaatcttaAGTTGAAATCCGTGACGATTAGCGCCTCAGTTTTGTGAAGTACGACTGCCATTAACGCTTtcgagtaattttttgttatggTTTTATTATTGCAGGTTATTACCGAGAGTCCGACTTGCGCAAGTAAATTTAAGATTGATTCCACATGCATTTAA
This region of Neodiprion fabricii isolate iyNeoFabr1 chromosome 7, iyNeoFabr1.1, whole genome shotgun sequence genomic DNA includes:
- the LOC124185980 gene encoding feline leukemia virus subgroup C receptor-related protein 2-like, which produces MVIVENSMITNEDSKSFSKECGVLTILAPIDDATSGEKQIDEKLAKVVDSLMEVKLFKRRWLQLVLFFLLGISCDVHASQFVIVGNITRRFYNVSSLAVEWTITIFMLEYVILLIPVSYLTERLGLRRTILITTTGVTLGSWIQVFAASPDRFDLAIVAQVLFGMFQVFVLSVPGRLASYWFGPKEVALATSVGFYGAQVGNIICCLTVPMVVEDHEDVEDIGRDFSSIFWPQAIGSSILTIILFFFFLDEPRLPPSGARALQKINHESTILGFLPTCKRVLKNKSFLILWNSFGLIMGVGLALGVLLNPFYTAHFKDDTRSVGYLSISLNVVGIVGSVICSTILDKTKAFRKLSVVVCCLSIPATLLYGTSYMLELKWMIFATMLLCGAPVLGYGIIGTELCVEITYPEPESITTGILNMASQIYAFFLVLLTGRMLENYGDVPAFGCICAFLVLGTILVIFNKSELRREKARQLTSRYIAVPVKELTELKSHELRAAP